In Humulus lupulus chromosome 6, drHumLupu1.1, whole genome shotgun sequence, a single genomic region encodes these proteins:
- the LOC133785978 gene encoding receptor-like protein Cf-9, with translation MGHWGSLRLKRWGGSNRVWHHQNWCASGLCRHRSSVALWNEKIDCCTWEEISCDVFGNVIVLDLSCGSLQGTISSNSTLFKLHHLKDLQLFGNDFRGSFIVSEFGKFKNMTFLDLSDSNFSGQVPLEISHLSKLVILGLGGPKLDGYLRYKVMVGENTFKALSQNLTSLKDFSLNGIDLSSIPPMLSFKNFSSLTGLDLRQCKLHGKQLENIFLLSKLQSLFLRENEAPNGSFPRSNWSSALEYLDIYNNTFFIDLPLLLKNIPKSLSILYLSFSNLVGPLPDNIHFLAGSAPNFIGLDLSNNLLNGTILSWIYAIPYLEDLYLSHNQFTGEIIGGFQSPSLQRLDLSSNKLSGTLELEKLLNFKSFISYCIGVCALLSSVL, from the exons ATGGGCCACTGGGGCAGTCTCCGGCTAAAGCGATGGGGTGGGTCCAATAGAGTGTGGCATCATCAAAATTGGTGCGCCTCTGGGCTTTGTCGCCATCGTTCAAGTGTTG CCTTGTGGAATGAGAAAATTGATTGTTGCACATGGGAGGAAATTAGTTGTGATGTTTTTGGCAATGTCATCGTTTTAGATCTGAGTTGTGGCAGCCTTCAAGGCACTATAAGCTCCAATAGCACTCTCTTCAAACTTCATCATCTCAAGGATCTTCAACTTTTTGGTAATGATTTTAGAGGCTCCTTTATTGTATCAGAATTTGGTAAGTTCAAGAATATGACTTTTCTTGATCTAAGCGACTCCAACTTCAGTGGTCAAGTCCCTTTAGAAATATCTCATCTTTCCAAATTGGTTATCCTAGGACTTGGTGGACCTAAGCTCGATGGGTATTTGAGGTATAAAGTCATGGTAGGAGAAAATACCTTTAAAGCACTTTCTCAAAACTTGACCAGCTTGAAAGATTTCTCTCTAAATGGTATTGATTTGTCTTCTATCCCACCAATGCTCTCTTTCAAAAACTTCTCTTCTTTAACGGGTCTGGATCTCAGGCAGTGTAAGCTGCATGGGAAGCAACTAGAGAATATTTTCCTATTGTCGAAACTCCAATCTCTTTTTTTACGAGAGAATGAAGCACCAAATGGATCTTTTCCAAGATCTAATTGGAGTAGTGCACTAGAGTATTTAGATATCTATAACAACACCTTCTTCATTGACCTACCTCTTTTATTGAAAAATATACCAAAATCTTTGTCCATTTTGTATTTAAGTTTCAGTAACTTAGTTGGTCCACTTCCAGACAACATTCATTTTCTTGCTGGTAGTGCTCCAAACTTCATTGGTTTGGATTTATCAAACAACTTACTCAACGGGACAATACTGTCGTGGATATATGCCATACCGTATTTGGAGGATTTATACCTTAGTCACAACCAATTCACTGGGGAGATAATTGGTGGCTTTCAAAGTCCAAGCCTTCAACGTTTGGATCTTTCATCAAACAAGTTGAGTGGTACTTTGgaattggaaaagcttttaaattTCAAAAG